In Nitrosopumilus sp., one DNA window encodes the following:
- a CDS encoding peroxiredoxin, with the protein MGVKIGEKAPNFGVSEWVQGAPTNFDQEKDHIVLLEVFQVNCPGCFMHAIPEAINIYNKYKDEGVRVLGLATAFEDFDKNTLENLKMLAETGEVIGETKEALSTYGQLQEGNKLSYKIPFPLAMDNLTKTTGEISQEKIMEFIYPQIPDFDSQPEEYKNQIIERVKSYMKSKEYSAETFEKFALQGTPSMILVDRKGILRDVSFGQANHIDGMIQKLLNED; encoded by the coding sequence ATGGGCGTAAAAATAGGTGAGAAAGCACCAAATTTTGGAGTATCAGAATGGGTTCAAGGTGCTCCAACAAATTTTGATCAAGAAAAAGATCACATTGTATTATTAGAAGTATTTCAAGTAAACTGTCCAGGATGTTTTATGCATGCAATTCCTGAAGCAATCAACATCTATAACAAATACAAAGATGAAGGAGTTCGAGTTTTAGGTTTAGCAACTGCTTTTGAGGATTTTGATAAAAACACATTAGAAAATTTGAAAATGCTTGCTGAAACAGGCGAAGTAATTGGTGAAACCAAAGAAGCACTTTCAACATATGGGCAACTACAAGAAGGCAACAAATTATCTTATAAAATTCCATTTCCATTAGCAATGGACAATCTTACAAAGACTACAGGTGAAATCAGTCAAGAAAAGATCATGGAGTTTATTTATCCGCAGATTCCTGATTTTGATTCGCAGCCAGAAGAATACAAAAATCAAATCATTGAAAGAGTAAAAAGTTACATGAAATCAAAGGAATATTCGGCTGAAACATTTGAAAAATTTGCCTTACAAGGCACACCTTCAATGATTCTTGTAGATAGAAAAGGCATTCTCAGAGATGTTTCATTTGGACAAGCAAATCATATTGATGGAATGATTCAGAAATTACTCAATGAAGATTAA
- a CDS encoding HEAT repeat domain-containing protein yields MQVITEDRMALFAEMESKYEQKDTDYFVSLLDHPDYVVRTRVACILVDFGGEDKVAHIAKVLKNDENELVRHEAAFALGQMSYSSAIPPLTDATLHDPSMFVRHEAAIALGVVGSKEAKESLQKALEDPEQPVVESAIVALSNIEFMEKLSKNEKFAKLTGG; encoded by the coding sequence ATGCAGGTTATTACTGAAGATAGAATGGCACTTTTTGCTGAGATGGAATCAAAATATGAGCAAAAAGATACAGATTATTTTGTTTCTCTTTTAGATCATCCTGATTATGTAGTACGAACAAGAGTTGCATGTATTTTGGTTGATTTTGGAGGAGAAGATAAAGTTGCACATATTGCTAAAGTATTAAAAAATGATGAAAATGAATTAGTACGTCATGAAGCAGCTTTTGCATTAGGACAAATGTCTTACTCTAGTGCAATTCCTCCTTTAACTGATGCAACTCTTCATGATCCTAGCATGTTTGTACGTCATGAAGCTGCAATTGCTTTGGGTGTTGTTGGTTCTAAAGAAGCCAAAGAATCTCTTCAAAAAGCATTAGAAGATCCTGAGCAACCTGTAGTTGAATCTGCAATAGTTGCACTTTCTAATATTGAATTTATGGAAAAGTTAAGTAAGAATGAAAAGTTTGCAAAGTTAACAGGTGGATGA